The Micromonospora sp. WMMD961 genome has a segment encoding these proteins:
- a CDS encoding toprim domain-containing protein, which translates to MRPLSDSQREALEEATSAYQGQLTADVARYLLARGIGQEEAVTARLGVVLDPLPGHGRFVGWLSIPYLNKDGRPVQIRFRCLQEHDHRALGHGKYLTVAGESARMYGVDSIHQAGDEIHVTEGELDRVILRHKLGVHAVAAPGAKNWKGRHRRMLAGFSRIWVWGDPDDAGAEFTQRVTRALRQAKGINLKQGDVTDTYLAGGVEALRTAWRGNSQ; encoded by the coding sequence TTGCGGCCTCTGTCGGATTCGCAGCGGGAAGCTCTGGAGGAAGCGACCAGCGCCTATCAGGGTCAGCTTACGGCGGACGTCGCAAGGTACCTGCTGGCAAGAGGGATCGGCCAGGAGGAGGCGGTTACCGCCCGTCTTGGCGTCGTACTTGACCCCCTGCCCGGACACGGCCGGTTCGTCGGCTGGCTGTCCATCCCGTACCTGAACAAGGACGGCAGGCCGGTGCAGATCCGCTTCCGCTGCCTTCAGGAGCACGACCACCGAGCCCTCGGCCACGGGAAGTACCTCACGGTGGCCGGCGAGTCCGCCCGGATGTACGGCGTCGACTCCATCCACCAGGCCGGCGACGAGATCCACGTGACCGAAGGCGAGCTGGACCGGGTCATCCTGCGCCACAAGCTCGGCGTCCACGCGGTGGCCGCTCCGGGCGCGAAGAACTGGAAGGGCCGGCACCGCCGGATGCTCGCCGGCTTCAGCCGGATCTGGGTCTGGGGCGACCCCGACGACGCGGGCGCGGAGTTCACGCAGCGAGTCACCCGAGCGCTGCGGCAAGCCAAGGGCATCAACCTCAAGCAGGGCGATGTCACCGATACGTACCTGGCCGGCGGGGTGGAAGCCCTGCGCACGGCCTGGAGGGGGAACAGCCAGTGA
- a CDS encoding AAA family ATPase, protein MLTPGRSLTLHAEAGKELPRVPAFKALYDRGVRPRHGQVIMVAGRSGTQKSGLALYWTAHMRLPTLYFSADMSAFTASSRLASMAVRETTEQVEAGMAVNPEKYVKALTDVPITFSFGSPITWRQVDEELEAYVELWDAYPQVIVFDNLMDFENAESDYTEQMAVMSQATELARATGSTVILMHHASDKSWEAKSDPWAPPSRDQVKGGLSEKPELSLSVALDPNDLTYRIACIKQRMGPCDPTARSYAVLHAEPDYTMFHAESPMQRRMLQGVS, encoded by the coding sequence GTGCTGACCCCTGGTAGGTCGCTCACCCTGCACGCGGAGGCCGGCAAGGAGCTGCCCCGCGTTCCCGCGTTCAAGGCTCTCTACGACCGAGGCGTCCGGCCCCGGCACGGTCAGGTCATCATGGTCGCCGGCCGATCCGGCACGCAGAAGAGTGGCCTTGCCCTCTACTGGACCGCCCACATGCGCCTGCCGACGCTGTACTTCAGCGCCGACATGAGCGCCTTCACCGCCTCGTCTCGCCTCGCCTCCATGGCGGTACGCGAGACCACGGAGCAGGTAGAGGCCGGCATGGCGGTCAACCCAGAGAAGTACGTCAAGGCCCTGACCGACGTGCCGATCACCTTCTCGTTCGGCTCGCCGATCACCTGGCGGCAGGTGGATGAGGAGCTGGAGGCGTACGTCGAGCTGTGGGACGCCTACCCGCAGGTCATCGTCTTCGACAACCTCATGGACTTCGAGAACGCCGAGAGCGACTACACGGAGCAGATGGCCGTGATGTCGCAGGCGACGGAGCTTGCCCGCGCCACTGGCTCGACCGTGATCCTTATGCACCACGCCAGCGACAAGAGCTGGGAAGCCAAGAGCGACCCGTGGGCTCCGCCGTCGCGCGACCAGGTCAAGGGCGGCCTCAGCGAGAAGCCGGAGCTGTCGCTCTCGGTGGCGCTGGACCCGAACGACCTGACGTACCGGATCGCGTGCATCAAGCAGCGGATGGGCCCATGCGACCCGACCGCCCGCAGCTACGCGGTTCTGCACGCCGAGCCCGACTACACCATGTTCCACGCCGAGTCGCCCATGCAGCGACGGATGCTTCAGGGGGTGAGCTAG
- a CDS encoding dCMP deaminase family protein → MTRPDWDSYYLGIAVAVAARADCTRRQVGAVVVRDHRIVGTGYNGAPSGVPGCLTAGACPRGRLSYDQLAADSSYSNCVAVHAEANALLRAGFEASRGAVLYITDPPCHECSRLIAAAGIARVVTPDLEV, encoded by the coding sequence GTGACCCGTCCCGACTGGGACAGCTACTACCTCGGGATCGCGGTCGCTGTCGCGGCCCGAGCCGACTGCACTCGACGCCAGGTCGGGGCGGTCGTCGTCAGGGATCACCGGATCGTGGGCACCGGCTACAACGGTGCCCCGTCCGGCGTGCCTGGCTGCCTGACCGCGGGCGCGTGCCCGCGCGGCCGGCTGAGCTACGACCAGCTCGCCGCCGACTCCTCGTACTCCAACTGCGTCGCGGTGCACGCCGAAGCGAACGCCCTTCTCCGGGCCGGCTTCGAGGCGAGCCGCGGAGCAGTCCTCTACATCACCGACCCGCCCTGCCATGAGTGCTCGCGCCTGATCGCGGCTGCCGGCATCGCGCGGGTCGTCACCCCTGACCTGGAGGTCTGA
- a CDS encoding DUF2746 domain-containing protein has protein sequence MSLALEVPVQQSLITAGSTVVVGLIGVLVELLRRQNKKLSEVKDHASAARDQVQNSHKTNLRDDVDRVIAGLEQLLEGQRQHTRDIGGLRDEIRHERVERLEVERRVDLLMLNTKP, from the coding sequence ATGAGCCTCGCCCTGGAGGTTCCGGTTCAGCAGTCCCTCATCACGGCCGGCAGCACAGTCGTCGTCGGCCTGATCGGCGTCCTCGTCGAGCTGCTGCGCCGGCAGAACAAGAAGCTGTCCGAGGTCAAGGATCACGCCTCAGCCGCCCGTGACCAGGTGCAGAACAGCCACAAGACCAACCTGCGGGACGACGTCGACCGGGTGATAGCCGGTCTCGAACAGCTCCTCGAAGGACAGCGCCAGCACACCCGCGACATCGGCGGCCTGCGCGACGAGATCCGCCACGAGCGGGTCGAGCGCCTGGAGGTCGAGCGCCGGGTGGACCTGCTGATGCTCAACACCAAGCCGTGA
- a CDS encoding fibronectin type III domain-containing protein, whose translation MAVTYGSAEGHLQVGIDCWTSTPSSSSTSVTVSLRVWVKVYDQNWDFDDNQNYSVSGTGGGSGSFDNNLSGTGATKLIYSRDFSAGIDYDGGPTYTWTASISGMYNGGTPSHTRSLTLPARPPAPPGAPGTPAVSSVTPTTASLSWSTPATNGRALDSMDGAVSRNANFTDVIQTWSGAWATSRSLSGLPKGTQLYARLRAHNAAGWSGVSGTATFKTSTTVPGQVAAPVVDSIGSTQAWVAWSVPSDQGGTPVDGHAGQVSRNSAFTDVIADWSTLGWATGLNVTGLPKGTVLYVRVRAHNAVGFGEWSPSRTFTTTITTASAPATPSVSGIGPTSASLSWSAPADNGGAAITNYEIQRATDAGFTDPASVTAPGSSTTLAGLLPGTTYFTRARANNAAGAGAWSSTASFTTLSGLRVGDGTKWLDAIVWVGDGSKWVLCQVKAGDGTTWK comes from the coding sequence GTGGCAGTTACCTACGGCTCCGCCGAGGGGCACCTCCAGGTCGGCATCGACTGCTGGACCTCGACTCCGAGTTCGAGCAGCACTTCGGTCACGGTTTCGCTGCGGGTCTGGGTCAAGGTCTACGACCAGAACTGGGACTTCGACGACAACCAGAACTACAGCGTTTCGGGCACTGGCGGCGGGTCGGGGTCGTTCGACAACAACCTGTCCGGCACGGGCGCGACGAAGCTCATCTACAGCCGGGACTTCTCGGCTGGCATCGACTACGACGGCGGGCCCACCTACACCTGGACCGCCTCGATCTCGGGCATGTATAACGGCGGCACGCCGAGCCACACGCGGTCGCTGACCCTGCCGGCTCGGCCGCCCGCCCCACCTGGTGCGCCGGGTACCCCGGCCGTCAGCTCGGTCACCCCCACGACGGCCTCGCTCTCCTGGTCGACGCCCGCCACGAACGGCCGCGCCCTCGACAGCATGGACGGCGCGGTCTCCCGCAACGCGAACTTCACCGACGTAATCCAGACCTGGAGCGGTGCCTGGGCGACGAGCCGCAGTCTGTCCGGGCTACCGAAGGGCACGCAGCTCTACGCCCGTCTCCGGGCGCACAACGCCGCCGGCTGGTCTGGCGTCTCCGGCACGGCCACCTTCAAGACCAGCACCACCGTCCCGGGTCAGGTTGCCGCACCGGTCGTCGACAGCATCGGGTCGACGCAGGCGTGGGTCGCCTGGTCCGTCCCCTCCGACCAGGGCGGCACGCCGGTCGACGGGCACGCCGGCCAGGTCTCGCGCAACAGCGCCTTCACCGACGTCATCGCGGACTGGAGCACCCTCGGCTGGGCAACCGGCCTCAACGTCACGGGTCTCCCGAAGGGCACCGTCCTGTACGTCCGCGTGCGGGCCCACAACGCGGTCGGCTTCGGCGAGTGGTCGCCGTCGCGGACCTTCACCACCACGATCACGACCGCGAGCGCGCCGGCCACGCCGAGCGTCAGCGGCATCGGCCCCACCTCGGCCTCGCTGTCCTGGTCCGCCCCTGCCGACAACGGCGGCGCGGCCATCACGAACTACGAGATCCAGCGTGCGACCGACGCGGGCTTCACTGACCCGGCGTCCGTGACCGCCCCTGGCTCGTCGACCACCCTCGCCGGCCTGCTGCCGGGCACCACCTACTTCACCCGAGCCCGCGCGAACAACGCAGCCGGCGCGGGCGCATGGTCCTCGACCGCCTCCTTCACGACCCTGTCCGGGCTGCGAGTGGGCGACGGCACGAAGTGGCTCGACGCCATCGTGTGGGTCGGGGACGGATCGAAGTGGGTGCTGTGCCAGGTCAAGGCGGGCGACGGGACTACCTGGAAGTGA
- a CDS encoding phage tail domain-containing protein: MPRLQLESAADVFNLDDVLNKDVGVQALAGVTGLGLPEVATQWLEGAGDGARFRGKRDRPRDIDLPLYLAGQNREQLTELLDRLAIMLDGECTLRLVEDDGNDWSTKVHFVAGGNYAYGIDTNGERDLRTVITVRAGDPYWTYSRSISKKITNAGAGRGLVGKLASMKVSSSQAIGTILLENAGTAPAYPLWTVVGPGRNFTAVSAVGRGFTWTGTLAAGETLTVDTQTGAVVDNLGRNRYGELAAAPKLWSVPPGITEATASLESTTTASSITCTWRPRKRMVV; the protein is encoded by the coding sequence GTGCCTCGACTTCAACTGGAGTCGGCGGCGGACGTGTTCAACCTCGACGATGTCCTGAACAAGGACGTTGGCGTGCAGGCCCTTGCCGGCGTGACTGGCCTGGGCCTGCCCGAGGTTGCTACCCAGTGGTTGGAGGGTGCCGGCGACGGTGCCCGCTTCCGGGGTAAGCGCGACCGCCCCCGCGACATCGACCTGCCGCTCTACCTCGCCGGCCAGAACCGCGAGCAGTTGACCGAGCTGCTGGACCGCCTGGCCATCATGCTCGACGGCGAGTGCACGCTCCGCCTGGTGGAGGACGACGGCAACGACTGGTCGACGAAGGTCCACTTCGTGGCCGGCGGCAACTACGCCTACGGCATCGACACAAACGGCGAGCGCGACCTCCGCACGGTCATCACCGTACGAGCCGGCGACCCGTACTGGACCTACTCGCGGTCGATCTCGAAGAAGATCACCAACGCCGGAGCCGGGCGCGGCCTGGTCGGCAAGCTCGCCAGCATGAAGGTCAGCTCCAGCCAGGCCATCGGCACGATCCTGCTGGAGAACGCCGGCACCGCGCCGGCCTACCCGCTGTGGACCGTGGTCGGCCCTGGCCGCAACTTCACGGCGGTCTCTGCCGTGGGCCGAGGCTTCACCTGGACGGGCACCCTCGCGGCCGGCGAGACGCTGACCGTGGACACGCAGACCGGCGCTGTCGTCGACAACCTCGGCCGCAACCGCTACGGCGAGTTGGCCGCAGCGCCCAAGCTCTGGAGCGTTCCTCCGGGCATCACCGAGGCAACCGCCTCACTGGAGTCGACGACCACCGCCAGCTCCATCACGTGCACCTGGCGGCCCCGCAAGAGGATGGTGGTGTGA
- a CDS encoding phage tail assembly protein, protein MATITLDSIRAAAEAKYGSLDIELGDETVRLLNPLRLAKANRDALLAVQSRLNAEDDDADQGELLTEALRLVVDGKTKADKLIKALGGDLALLAEVFESYVKGTQAGEASGSDA, encoded by the coding sequence ATGGCCACGATCACTCTTGACTCCATCCGCGCCGCCGCCGAGGCGAAGTACGGCTCGCTGGACATCGAGCTGGGCGACGAGACCGTTCGCCTGCTCAACCCGCTGCGCCTGGCGAAGGCCAACCGGGACGCGCTTCTCGCGGTGCAGTCGCGGCTGAACGCCGAGGACGACGACGCCGACCAGGGCGAGCTGCTGACCGAAGCGCTGCGCCTGGTCGTCGATGGCAAGACCAAGGCGGACAAGCTGATCAAGGCGCTCGGCGGTGACCTGGCCCTGCTCGCCGAGGTCTTCGAGAGCTACGTGAAGGGCACCCAGGCGGGGGAAGCCTCGGGCTCGGACGCCTGA
- a CDS encoding phage head-tail adapter protein, producing the protein MSLQRRRGQLARIWKTKVTTDNRGNEIRVADPNDVHEVRVWAIPQRSARAEVPGQQQINVIRIGTAADLERVDLYSRVEYGGTVWDVVTPPAYHHGTRHTRHWSLDLRERP; encoded by the coding sequence GTGAGCCTGCAACGACGGCGCGGGCAGCTCGCCCGCATCTGGAAGACCAAGGTCACCACCGACAACCGGGGCAACGAGATCCGCGTAGCCGATCCGAACGACGTGCACGAGGTGCGCGTCTGGGCGATCCCGCAGCGGTCAGCTCGCGCCGAGGTCCCTGGTCAGCAGCAGATCAACGTGATCCGCATCGGCACCGCCGCGGACCTGGAGCGCGTCGACCTGTACTCCCGCGTCGAGTACGGCGGAACGGTCTGGGACGTCGTGACGCCGCCGGCCTACCACCACGGCACTCGGCATACCCGGCACTGGTCCCTGGACCTGCGGGAGCGCCCCTGA
- a CDS encoding phage portal protein, whose translation MATSPAGLAKQLLAILHKDLDALQRIDDYLQGAHDDPYMPENCSDEYKLLARRCVSNWMPLLVGTPAQAMYVDSFRRGNQSERPKDGVLPEWRHWQESRLDARQIAVHRGALAYGHSFTVTEKLRNGKIRTKGLSAMRTSAVFEDPANDHVPYAALTVTRFPQGEEDRGKARMWDGTREYAVIFKSLGDNEGVTVKKVKAHGAKECPVTRFAAAVDLEGRTCGVIGPMIELQNRINQSVFDLLVAQTYSSTKVRTATGMAPPLERDENGEIKLDEKGQPIPLPVNVNASRFLFAEDDTVKFDTLDETPLGGFIESIDMSIRHLSALSQTPPHHLLGQIANLSAEALLAAETALARKIEEFRKSFGESWERVFRLAAEMEGITASAEDYSGEVLWRDMEQRSLAQAADALGKLREQLQIPARGLWPRVPNATKNELDEWERIVKEDDLERQFTEALHRAGGERSGDRERVPA comes from the coding sequence ATGGCGACGAGCCCCGCCGGCCTGGCGAAGCAACTGCTGGCCATCCTGCACAAGGATCTCGACGCGCTCCAGCGGATCGATGACTACCTTCAGGGTGCTCATGACGACCCGTACATGCCGGAGAACTGCTCGGACGAGTACAAGCTCCTGGCGCGACGCTGTGTCTCCAATTGGATGCCCCTGCTGGTCGGCACTCCGGCGCAGGCGATGTACGTCGACAGCTTCCGGCGCGGCAACCAGAGCGAGCGGCCCAAGGACGGCGTGCTCCCTGAGTGGCGGCACTGGCAGGAGTCGCGGCTCGACGCCCGGCAGATCGCCGTGCACCGTGGCGCGCTGGCTTACGGCCACAGCTTCACGGTCACGGAGAAGCTGCGGAACGGCAAGATCCGCACCAAGGGCCTGAGCGCCATGCGGACCTCGGCCGTCTTCGAGGACCCCGCCAACGACCACGTCCCCTACGCGGCGCTCACGGTCACCCGCTTCCCGCAAGGCGAAGAGGACCGGGGCAAGGCCCGGATGTGGGACGGCACCCGCGAGTACGCGGTGATCTTCAAGTCGCTCGGCGACAACGAGGGCGTCACCGTCAAGAAGGTCAAGGCCCACGGCGCGAAGGAGTGCCCGGTCACTCGGTTCGCCGCAGCGGTGGACCTGGAGGGCCGGACCTGCGGCGTCATCGGCCCGATGATCGAGCTTCAGAACCGGATCAACCAGTCGGTTTTCGACCTGCTGGTGGCGCAGACCTACAGCTCGACGAAGGTCCGCACCGCAACCGGCATGGCCCCGCCCCTGGAGCGCGACGAGAACGGCGAGATCAAGCTCGACGAGAAGGGCCAGCCGATCCCGCTGCCCGTCAACGTCAACGCCTCGCGGTTCCTGTTCGCCGAGGACGACACGGTCAAGTTCGACACCCTCGACGAGACGCCGCTCGGCGGCTTCATCGAGAGCATCGACATGAGCATCCGGCACCTGTCGGCACTCAGCCAGACCCCGCCGCACCACCTCCTCGGGCAGATCGCCAACCTCAGCGCGGAAGCCCTGCTGGCCGCGGAGACCGCCCTCGCTCGCAAGATCGAGGAGTTCCGCAAGTCGTTCGGCGAGAGCTGGGAGCGGGTCTTCCGCCTGGCCGCCGAGATGGAGGGCATCACCGCCTCCGCCGAGGACTACTCCGGCGAGGTGCTGTGGCGCGACATGGAGCAGCGCTCCCTGGCGCAGGCCGCGGACGCCCTCGGCAAGCTGCGTGAACAGCTCCAGATCCCCGCTCGCGGCCTCTGGCCTCGCGTCCCGAACGCGACGAAGAACGAGCTGGACGAGTGGGAGCGCATCGTCAAGGAAGACGACCTGGAGCGCCAGTTCACCGAGGCCCTTCACCGGGCCGGCGGCGAGCGCTCCGGCGACCGTGAGCGCGTTCCGGCGTGA
- a CDS encoding terminase — MADEPQPMTAEEIEALEPTYIGPTWARNPDGSWFLPERTLGWQIAGWCAEWLLSKEGGPWRFTNEQLRFLLWWYAVDEHGVFIYRKGVLQRMKGWGKDPLLAVLCLVEMVGPSRFSHFDAAGNPVGVPHPQAWVQVTAVNQSQTTNTMSLIPSLMSDAFRKAYRVKEGAILIRANGGRCRLEAVTSSYRALEGKRTTFTLLNETHHWIAGNHGHQMYETIDGNATKLDSRYLAITNAYLPGEDSVGERMREAYDKGVERRERARSTGEELQAVDIGYLYDSIEAHPRTPLTEEALTIVLPKIRGDAVWLNVKTIIQSIHDTTMSIARSRRMWLNQVVADEDAIYGPGDWEPLGDEELMLRPGDEIVVGFDGGKSDDSTALVGLRLSDLSAFVLGLWEKPDGPAGDGWEVNRLQVDSAVHEVFRTFKVRAMYADVALWESFILEWEAAYGEGLGVKASERSAIGWDMRQSLQRVTRAHERLMTAIFDGRIKHDGDRSLKRHVLNVFRRENNYGVSFGKQSRESKRKVDLYAALMLCHEAMHDLRTRGKKQKVKTGRGYFL; from the coding sequence ATGGCCGACGAGCCGCAGCCGATGACGGCCGAGGAGATCGAAGCCCTCGAACCGACGTACATCGGCCCCACCTGGGCGAGGAACCCGGACGGCTCCTGGTTCCTGCCGGAGCGCACGCTCGGCTGGCAGATCGCCGGCTGGTGCGCCGAGTGGCTGCTCTCCAAGGAGGGTGGGCCCTGGCGGTTCACCAACGAGCAGCTTCGCTTCCTGCTCTGGTGGTACGCGGTCGACGAGCACGGCGTCTTCATCTACCGCAAGGGCGTCCTCCAGCGCATGAAGGGCTGGGGCAAGGACCCCCTGCTCGCGGTGCTCTGCCTCGTCGAGATGGTCGGCCCCTCGCGGTTCTCCCACTTCGACGCCGCCGGCAACCCGGTCGGCGTCCCGCACCCGCAGGCGTGGGTGCAGGTGACGGCGGTCAACCAGTCGCAGACGACGAACACGATGAGCCTGATCCCCTCCCTGATGAGCGACGCCTTCCGTAAGGCGTACCGCGTCAAGGAGGGTGCGATCCTCATCCGCGCCAACGGTGGGCGCTGCCGACTGGAGGCCGTTACCTCCAGCTACCGGGCCCTCGAAGGTAAGCGCACGACCTTCACCCTGCTCAACGAGACGCACCACTGGATCGCCGGCAACCACGGCCACCAGATGTACGAGACGATCGACGGCAACGCGACCAAACTGGACAGTCGCTACCTGGCCATCACGAACGCCTACCTGCCCGGTGAGGACAGTGTCGGCGAGCGGATGCGCGAGGCGTACGACAAGGGCGTAGAGCGCCGCGAGCGCGCCCGCTCCACGGGCGAGGAGCTGCAAGCCGTTGACATCGGCTACCTGTACGACTCGATCGAGGCGCACCCGCGGACGCCGCTGACCGAAGAAGCACTGACCATCGTGCTGCCGAAGATCCGGGGCGACGCGGTCTGGCTGAACGTCAAGACGATCATCCAGTCGATCCACGACACGACGATGAGCATCGCCCGCTCGCGGCGCATGTGGCTCAACCAGGTCGTGGCCGACGAGGACGCGATCTACGGTCCGGGCGACTGGGAGCCGCTGGGGGACGAGGAGCTGATGCTCCGCCCCGGCGATGAGATCGTGGTCGGCTTCGACGGCGGCAAGTCGGACGACAGCACCGCCCTCGTCGGGCTGCGGCTGTCGGACCTGAGCGCGTTCGTGCTCGGGCTCTGGGAGAAGCCAGACGGCCCTGCCGGCGACGGTTGGGAGGTCAATCGCCTCCAGGTCGACTCGGCCGTGCACGAGGTCTTCCGCACGTTCAAGGTCAGGGCGATGTACGCCGACGTCGCGCTCTGGGAGAGCTTCATCCTGGAGTGGGAAGCGGCGTACGGCGAGGGCCTGGGCGTCAAGGCGTCCGAGCGCTCCGCCATCGGGTGGGACATGCGCCAGTCGCTCCAGCGGGTCACCCGCGCACACGAGCGGCTGATGACCGCCATCTTCGACGGCCGGATCAAGCACGACGGCGACCGATCGCTGAAGCGTCACGTGCTCAACGTCTTCCGCCGCGAGAACAACTACGGCGTGTCCTTCGGGAAGCAGTCGCGTGAGAGCAAGCGCAAGGTCGATCTCTACGCCGCGTTGATGCTCTGTCACGAGGCGATGCACGACCTCCGCACGCGCGGCAAGAAGCAGAAGGTCAAGACCGGTCGGGGCTACTTCCTCTGA
- a CDS encoding HNH endonuclease — protein sequence MPGWQNSDRRERLPPDWESKIRPRILRRDGYRCKVNNTYGERCPEVAADVDHIRSGDDHSDDNLRAICEWHHGKKSGAEGAAALAAKRRRISKKYRRTEVHPGLM from the coding sequence GTGCCAGGTTGGCAGAACAGCGACCGGCGCGAACGGCTCCCCCCTGACTGGGAGAGCAAGATCCGACCGCGCATCCTGCGGCGAGACGGCTACCGCTGCAAGGTGAACAACACCTATGGCGAGCGGTGCCCCGAGGTTGCGGCTGACGTCGACCACATCCGATCCGGCGACGATCACAGCGATGACAACCTCCGCGCGATCTGCGAGTGGCATCACGGCAAGAAGTCGGGCGCTGAAGGCGCGGCGGCTCTGGCCGCGAAGCGTCGGCGGATCAGCAAGAAGTACCGCAGGACCGAGGTTCACCCCGGCCTGATGTAG
- a CDS encoding FAD-dependent oxidoreductase translates to MNEEVKAVWLTELRSGEREQGKDGLRRGDAFCCLGVLCDIAVKNGVIAEPERVGYLSSQAVDYRYAGSLAILPTAVQEWAGLPDGNPHLADDSNGERWHAAGLNDSGMTFAQLADLIENKL, encoded by the coding sequence ATGAACGAGGAAGTCAAGGCAGTCTGGCTCACCGAGCTGCGGTCGGGTGAGCGCGAGCAGGGCAAGGACGGCCTGCGGCGAGGCGACGCGTTCTGCTGCCTCGGGGTGCTCTGCGATATCGCGGTCAAGAACGGCGTGATCGCGGAGCCGGAGCGAGTCGGCTACCTGTCGAGCCAAGCGGTCGACTACCGGTACGCGGGGAGCCTGGCCATCCTGCCGACTGCGGTACAGGAGTGGGCAGGGCTGCCTGACGGCAATCCACACCTGGCGGACGACTCGAACGGGGAGCGCTGGCACGCGGCGGGCCTCAACGACAGCGGGATGACGTTCGCGCAGCTCGCGGACCTGATCGAGAACAAGCTGTAG
- a CDS encoding DUF2786 domain-containing protein, with amino-acid sequence MSEASEKKLATIRGLLAKAEDPAATKPEAEAFMAKATELMAKYGVDRALLAASDPTSDAIGDKRITVPGPYAMAKALLLYSIAEALGVKGARIQRRKGKATGDQVLVLVGMESDLERVELIYTSLLVQALRFQTWDYSRDPLAWAQPKKWKRDYMDGFRTTVVPRIEQAEARARQEAQEAPQGSGPSVALVLVTKAELVSRAYEEKFPNARASSSSRPVGAGYGVGMDAGNRADIGGTRIATGRKAIS; translated from the coding sequence ATGAGTGAAGCGTCGGAGAAGAAGCTCGCCACGATCCGAGGGCTTCTCGCCAAGGCGGAGGACCCGGCCGCGACGAAGCCGGAGGCCGAGGCGTTCATGGCCAAGGCGACCGAGCTGATGGCGAAGTACGGCGTCGACCGGGCGCTACTCGCCGCGAGCGACCCGACCAGCGACGCGATCGGCGACAAGCGGATCACGGTCCCCGGCCCGTACGCCATGGCCAAGGCCCTGCTCCTGTACTCCATCGCCGAGGCGCTGGGAGTCAAGGGGGCGCGCATCCAGCGGAGGAAGGGCAAGGCGACCGGCGATCAGGTGCTCGTTCTGGTCGGGATGGAGTCGGACCTCGAACGGGTCGAACTGATCTACACGAGCCTGCTGGTCCAGGCGCTCCGGTTCCAGACCTGGGACTACTCGCGCGACCCGCTCGCCTGGGCTCAGCCGAAGAAGTGGAAGCGCGACTACATGGACGGCTTCCGCACGACGGTCGTCCCCCGGATCGAGCAGGCCGAGGCCCGCGCCCGGCAGGAAGCGCAAGAGGCCCCGCAAGGCAGCGGACCCTCGGTGGCGCTGGTCCTGGTGACCAAGGCGGAGCTGGTCTCGCGGGCCTACGAGGAGAAGTTCCCCAACGCTCGCGCTTCAAGCTCCTCGCGGCCGGTCGGGGCCGGCTATGGGGTCGGCATGGACGCCGGCAACCGGGCCGACATCGGCGGGACTCGCATCGCCACCGGCCGCAAGGCCATCAGCTAA